One genomic region from Opisthocomus hoazin isolate bOpiHoa1 chromosome Z, bOpiHoa1.hap1, whole genome shotgun sequence encodes:
- the LRRC19 gene encoding leucine-rich repeat-containing protein 19, with amino-acid sequence MLPQRSNRKALNMKLSWLVIWAGTLLLNPVTADCNITFQTVTCEECGKNLSNIPTSLFQNVTKLSLRNNKITLKDSDKEILRSFLNLTELYLNENMITVLYNNSFCNLTKLVILDISNNHISTVHKAAFAGLNQLSVLNLSYNMITQLDSDVFTSLKSLTVLNLQYNLLNSFHINSSFKLVKIILAGNPWNCSCNLLDLQIWLTASSVTMENESNTKCTFPNTKENFSIKTAAIQPADCKTEKASLENTLTSSPAIKLKSNALVTALTPNNITGNNRTHAELPPPGKSWTFLAGVLGFVLSTTLLIFTAIKCPTWYHYLISYSHRRLEENDSEMFEQEFSADMSSFPTVSGKNNEDPIVIFEKIHACVPGEDGFIEDKYIDSYVTEEG; translated from the exons ATGCTGCCTCAAAGAAGCAACAGAAAG GCTCTAAATATGAAACTGTCTTGGCTTGTGATCTGGGCTGGAACACTGCTTTTGAATCCAGTCACTGCTGACTGCAACATTACTTTTCAAACG GTCACATGTGAGGAGTGTGGAAAGAACCTCTCTAATATCCCCACTAGCCTTTTCCAAAACGTTACTAAATTAAGCCTCAGGAATaataaaatcactttaaaagATAGTGACAAAGAGATTCTTCGAAGTTTTCTTAACCTCACTGAACTTTATCTGAACGAAAACATGATTACTGTACTGTATAATAACAGCTTCTGTAATCTGACAAAACTCGTAATTCTGGATATCAGCAACAATCATATTAGCACAGTTCACAAAGCAGCATTTGCAGGATTAAATCAACTGTCAGTGTTGAATCTATCCTATAACATGATTACTCAACTAGATTCAGATGTATTTACCTCTCTGAAAAGTCTGACAGTTTTAAATCTACAGTACAACCTTCTGAACTCTTTTCACATAAACTCATCTTTTAAACTggttaaaattattttagctggAAACCCATGGAACTGCTCCTGTAACCTCCTGGATTTACAGATATGGCTAACTGCCTCCAGTGTCACAATGG aaaatgaaagcaacacCAAGTGCACATTCCCAAACACCAAGGAAAACTTCTCCATCAAGACGGCAGCTATTCAACCAGCTGACTGCAAAACTGAAAAAGCTTCTTTAGAAAACACTCTAACTTCCTCTCCTGCCATTAAACTTAAAAGTAATGCCTTAGTAACAGCTCTGACTCCAAACAATATCACAGGAAACAACAGAACGCATGCAG agtTACCACCTCCTGGCAAAAGTTGGACCTTCCTAGCGGGTGTCCTAGGGTTTGTACTAAGCACTACGCTCCTGATTTTTACTGCTATAAAATGCCCAACGTGGTATCACTATTTGATCAGCTACAGTCACCGTCGTCTGGAAGAAAATGACTCAGAGATGTTTGAACAGGAGTTCTCAGCTGACATGAGTTCTTTTCCTACAGTATCGGGTAAAAACAACGAAGATCCCATAGTAATATTTGAGAAAATTCATGCCTGTGTGCCTGGGGAAGATGGATTTATTGAGGATAAATACATAGATTCTTATGTAACTGAGGAGGGTTAA